Part of the Rhizobium viscosum genome is shown below.
GCTTGCGCTCCAGAAGCGGCTGCAGGCCAAGGATGGCGGCGGCTTCCGCCACCTTCCTGTCAATCTCTGGTCGCTTGGCACCGGCGAGCTCCAGCGCAAAGCCCATATTCTGGGCGACCGTCATCTGCGGATAGAGTGCGTAGTTCTGAAAGACCATCGCGATATTGCGGTCCTTCGGCTGCAGATTGTTGACGACGCGTCCGTCGATGCTGATCTTGCCGGCGCTGATATCTTCAAGACCGGCAATCATGCGCAGCAGTGTTGACTTGCCGCAGCCGGACGGACCGACAAGGATGACGAACTCGCCATCGGCGATATCGACATCGATGCCATGGATGATGTCGACCGCGCCGAAGGATTTTTTGACGTTCTGGATGTTCAAGCCGGACATGGGCTCCTCCTTAAATCCCTAGCGCTTTCTGCGCACGCGCAGCGCCTGATGCGGCTTGCGCGGAAGCTTGACGCCGAAAGCCGCATCCGGCTTGCCGCCGCGCACGATCGCGCCATGACGGGTCGGATGCGGGATGGGTGCGGCGACCTTCTCGGCCGGCGTGATCGTCATCTCCCAGGTGTCGATGATATCGACATCGTAATTGTCGTCGTCGAGTGGCAGGCCTGATGACCAGATGACCGGCTGGTGCTCGCCGAGATAGATCAGCCGGAAATCGCCGTCGCTATCCCTTGCACCAGAGACGCGTGACCAGGGCCATTCTCCGAGAACGCCGAGCGGTTCCAGCCCGTGCTTGACGTCGGCCTCGAGCAGATCACGCAGGAAGCCGATGCGTTTCCAGGCCTCGCCGCGCAGCTCGCCGCCCTTCGCCCACCAGATCAGGTCATCGGGATGCGAATAGGTCTCGCCATGGCCGGCATAGCCGCCGCGCGCCATGGTGATCCAGTAGCGATGCACGAGTTCCCGGGCCGAAAGATTGCCCCAGGATTGCAGGATATCGCCTTCATATTCCGGTTCGTCGTTGACGACGGGCTTGCCATAGGCGTTGCGCCATTCCTGCGTGCGCTTGACGTCGGGGTTCTGGATGCAGGTATGGGTCACCCAGGGTTTGCGATGGTCGAAATTCGCCGTCACGTCGCCATTATGGATCGAACGCAGGTGCTGGTAGGGATCGTTTTCTTCCAATATGTGGAAGTAGCGATCCCACTGTTCCATCGGCTTGGTGTCGATCAGGAAGTCATATTCATTGGCAAGTGACCACCAGACGTTCCGGTAGGCGGAAAGCCGCGCCGCCAGATAGGCGACATAGCGGAAATCCTGCTCGGCCGACATGTCGGCGTAGCCCCAGCGGTCATAGGGGTGGAAGATGATGATGTCAGCCTCGATGCCGAGTGCGCAAAGGGCCGCCACCTGCCGGTCGAAATGCTGGAAAAGCGCCGGGTTCGGCCGGTCGAAATCGAGCCTGCCGTCGGCGCCCTTTTCGAAGCAGGCATGCAGCGGCTCGTTGGTATTATAGGGATAGTCCTTCGGGAAGACGCCCATGCGGATCTTGTTGAAACGCGTCTTCTTCAGGGTTTCCAGAGTCTGTTTCTGCATCTCCAGCGGCTGGTGTGTCCAGGCGTAGCATGTCGTGCCGAAGGAGAAGAAGGGAGTGCCGTCAGCGTAACCGAAATGGAACTTGTTGCGTACCCGCACAGGGCCGTGATTGCCGAGTGACGGTGCAGTTACTGCAAACGAGCCCGTCTTGCCGTCAAGGGCAGCCGTCTTCGAACGCGTCCTGAAGGACCATTCGCCCTCGACGTCAGGCATGAAGCGGATGCGATAGGTGCCGTTGCCATCATAAAAGCCGGGCACGCGGACCTCGCGGCTCTTGTGGGTGAACACGGCATCGAATGCCACGTCGAGATAGGGATTGCCTTCGGACGGGCCGGCGAAGGCCGCTTCGAACACGCCCCATTTTTCGACTGCTGCATCGGACATTCTGTCTCTCCTCGTAGAACAAGATTTCGGTATCAGCCCTTGACGGCCCCGGAGGTCAGTCCGGACACGAAGTAGCGCTGGAACATGAGATAGACGATCGTCGCCGGCAGGACGGTCATGACGATCGCGGCGTTGAGCTGGCCGTAATTGCTGGA
Proteins encoded:
- a CDS encoding DUF5060 domain-containing protein; the encoded protein is MSDAAVEKWGVFEAAFAGPSEGNPYLDVAFDAVFTHKSREVRVPGFYDGNGTYRIRFMPDVEGEWSFRTRSKTAALDGKTGSFAVTAPSLGNHGPVRVRNKFHFGYADGTPFFSFGTTCYAWTHQPLEMQKQTLETLKKTRFNKIRMGVFPKDYPYNTNEPLHACFEKGADGRLDFDRPNPALFQHFDRQVAALCALGIEADIIIFHPYDRWGYADMSAEQDFRYVAYLAARLSAYRNVWWSLANEYDFLIDTKPMEQWDRYFHILEENDPYQHLRSIHNGDVTANFDHRKPWVTHTCIQNPDVKRTQEWRNAYGKPVVNDEPEYEGDILQSWGNLSARELVHRYWITMARGGYAGHGETYSHPDDLIWWAKGGELRGEAWKRIGFLRDLLEADVKHGLEPLGVLGEWPWSRVSGARDSDGDFRLIYLGEHQPVIWSSGLPLDDDNYDVDIIDTWEMTITPAEKVAAPIPHPTRHGAIVRGGKPDAAFGVKLPRKPHQALRVRRKR